The region TCAACTCCGGGCTCATCCCCACCGGCAAGTTCATGCCCGTCGCAGGGACGCCGTTCGACTTCCAGAAGCCGACGACCATCGGCGACCGCATCAACGTCACCGCGGGCCCTGCAGGCCAGCAGATGGTCTACGCGGGCGGCTACGACCACAACTTCGTCCTCAAGTCTGCTGCCGGGACGCATCTGGCCGCGCGGGTGATGGACCCTGCCTCCGGCCGCGTTCTCACCGTCACCACCACCGAGCCCGGCGTCCAGTTCTACACCGGCAACTTCCTGGACGGCACCTACAAGGGCCGCGAGGGCATGGTCTTCGCCAAGCACACCGGCTTCTGCCTGGAGACGCAGCACTTCCCGGACTCGCCTAACCAGCCCAACTTCCCCACTACCGAACTGAAGCCCGGCCAGACCTTCAGCAGCACCACCACCTTCCGCTTCTCCACGGAAAAATGAGGGCGAAGGCTGAACCGAAGAGGCAACGATAAAGGGGCGAGACTCAGGTCTCGCCCCTTCATTGTTGCCTCGGATTGGATTGGGTGGGTCTATTCGGGTGGCAGGGCTTCGAGGGTAGCTTTGGTTTTGTTGTGAAGCATCAGGGTTTCGGCGTGTTGCTTGCGCAGGCCCTCTACGATGTGGGCGGGGGCTCGGCCCATGAAGCCTTTGTTGCCTAGCTGCTTGTCTGCGGCCTGCAGGCCCTTTTCGTACTTGGCCAGGTCCTTGGTGAGGCGCTCGCGCTCGGCGGGGACGTCGATCTGGCGCTCGTAGACGACCTGCACGTCAAAGCTTGGGGTGCTCTTGGTGCCGGAGCCGGAGAGGGGCGAGTCGGCGACTGAGACGGCGCTGACGCGGGCCATCTTGGCGAGGATGTCGGCGTTGGACTGAACCATGAGGCCGATGTGGGGGTTCGAGGCAAAGATGAGGACTGGGGCGGCTTCTTTTTCGGGGACGCCGGTCTCTTTGCGGATGCCTCGGATGGCTACGATGACCTCCTGCAGGAGGGTCATGTCGGTGGCTGCGATGCCGCCTTGCGGATAATCCTCGTGCTGTGGGAAGCGGGTTAGGGCTATGGATTTTGCCGGGGCTTCGAGGCCTAATGCCGCGTAGAGAACGTGCCAGATCTCCTCCGTGATGAAAGGCATGAAGGGGGAGAGCATGCGGAGGGCGGCTTCGTAGACTGTGACGAGGGCGGAGAGGGACTGCTCGGTGGCTGCGTTGTTTTCTCCGCTGAAGTCGAGGCGGACCTTGACTAGTTCCAGGTACCAGTCGCAGAACTCGCCCCAAAAGAACTGGTAGATGGCGTTGGCGGCTTCGTCGAAACGGTAGTCCTTGAGGGCTTGATCGACTGTCTTGGAGGTCTCTGAGAGGCGGTCGAAGATCCACTGGGTTTCTATAGGCGCTCCAACCCACGTCCCAGAGGCGGGACGTGGGGCACCCAGAGTGGTGGGGATGTCGAGATTTGTGACCAGGGTGGTGGAGAGGCCGGCTTCTTTGGCTCGCTCTATGTTCATGAAGAGGAAGCGGGCGGCGTTCCAGATTTTGTTGGCGAAGGCTCGGTAGCCTTCGGTGCGGGCTTCGTTGAAGGCTATGTCTGTGCCGGGTGAGGCTTGCGAGGCCAAGGTGAAACGGACGGCGTCTGTGCCGTACTTGGTGATGATCTCGATGGGATCGATGACGTTGCCCTTGGTCTTGGACATTTTTTGGCGGTCGGCGTCGCGGACGAGGGCGTGGATGTACACCTCGCGGAAGGGGACGGAGTCGGCGAGGGTGCGGGGGGTGCCATCTGCGTTAGGGACTTCCTGCATGAAGTGAGTGCCGAGCATGATCATGCGGGCTACCCAGAAGAAGAGGATGTCGAAGCCGGTGACGAGGAGGTCTGTGGGGTAGAAGGAGGCCAGGTCAGGGCTCAGGGATAAGGGCCCAGGGCTCAGGTTCGCCGATCCCTGAGCACTGGACCCTGGTCCCTGTACTTTGGGCCAACCGAAGACGGTGAAGGGGAGCATGCCGGAGGAGAACCAGGTGTCGAGGACGTCGGTCTCCTGCGTCAGGTCTGTGCTGGCGCAGGTTGGGCAGGCAGTGGGGGTGGTGCGAGAGACGGTGATGTGGCGGTTGGCGCAGTACCAGGCGGGGATGCGGTGGCCC is a window of Granulicella tundricola MP5ACTX9 DNA encoding:
- a CDS encoding valine--tRNA ligase; translation: MSIEETQPSAPTELAKAYDPSTIEEKWADYWVEKKLFDTPAAAPGTAAFTILLPPPNVTGVLHIGHMLEHTEMDILTRWHRMSGETALWVPGTDHAGIATQLMVEKQLAAEGKTTRAELGREAFVARVWEWKQKYGSAITDQMRRLGDSVDWSREYFTMDDDLSHAVTEAFVRLHEQGLIYRGAYIVNWDPVLQTAVSDLEVESEERTGKLYSIRYPLADGTGSIVIATTRPETLLGDTAVAVNPTDPRYQHLIGKTLSLPLTNREIPIVADEWANPEFGTGAVKVTPAHDPNDFAIGKRHDLPSLTILDKTAHIDLPGSPYHGLDRFEARKQIVAELEAIGLLVEIKDHAMTVPVSQRSGSVIEPRLSDQWFLAVNKAPSTGGESIAAKAIAAVREGHIKFTPDMYEKTYQQWMENIHDWCLSRQLWWGHRIPAWYCANRHITVSRTTPTACPTCASTDLTQETDVLDTWFSSGMLPFTVFGWPKVQGPGSSAQGSANLSPGPLSLSPDLASFYPTDLLVTGFDILFFWVARMIMLGTHFMQEVPNADGTPRTLADSVPFREVYIHALVRDADRQKMSKTKGNVIDPIEIITKYGTDAVRFTLASQASPGTDIAFNEARTEGYRAFANKIWNAARFLFMNIERAKEAGLSTTLVTNLDIPTTLGAPRPASGTWVGAPIETQWIFDRLSETSKTVDQALKDYRFDEAANAIYQFFWGEFCDWYLELVKVRLDFSGENNAATEQSLSALVTVYEAALRMLSPFMPFITEEIWHVLYAALGLEAPAKSIALTRFPQHEDYPQGGIAATDMTLLQEVIVAIRGIRKETGVPEKEAAPVLIFASNPHIGLMVQSNADILAKMARVSAVSVADSPLSGSGTKSTPSFDVQVVYERQIDVPAERERLTKDLAKYEKGLQAADKQLGNKGFMGRAPAHIVEGLRKQHAETLMLHNKTKATLEALPPE